The Gossypium hirsutum isolate 1008001.06 chromosome D02, Gossypium_hirsutum_v2.1, whole genome shotgun sequence region ATATTGTATGGTGCAAATAATTTTCATCACGCGTTTAAAAGTCATATAATTTCATCGAGATTTTATGTTGCATAGTGCTCAACACGCCTTTGAAAAAGGTACTTTCACCTTCAGAAGATAGGAATTTTGTTAGAGAAAGCTCGCCGCAAGGTTTCTCTAACAAAATTCCTATTCCCCGAGGAGAAAAGCCTGACGCTTCGAATAATTCAGACACTTTAAACACGTTTAGAACATGTTCCAGCATGGTTCCAAGGTTTTTCTTTGCAAACAAACCCTTCCCTAGAGCAATAAAATGGCTCACACACACCAAGTTTCATCATCCTTCGGTCAATTAATTTCTCCTCAATCCTCTCTATTTTTCCACTATAAATCATTTCCCATTCGTAAAAATTTCAGTCATTAAAAATATTTGGTTTACGTTCGATGTATTCTTTAGTCGTCAGTTATGCGATATCGCTCTGAGCtgcacacatttcatatataatGCTGAGATGGAATCATTGCCTCTGAAGCCTATCATAGGGAAATTGGTTATGAGGTGATTTTGCTTTCTATGGTCAAGGGTGGAAGTCGACGTGGAGGTCTTAATTGACTGTCGTTATGCAATAATGGATCGGGGTATAATAGGGAAGCCAATTGACGATAGTTACTTGGCCACGAGCTCAATCTTTTCGAATACCCGAAAATGATGCCCTATAAATATGATGCAGAAGCTTGAGGGCATATTCATACGAAAAAACTCTTGGGCTTCCAGCTATAATTAgtgtaatttttttctccatttccaaGCAATCGGCACCTTTGACATTCCTTAGTATTCGAAGGTCATCACCGTCGTGGATGCAAGAAAACTTTCAAACGGGGAGTAGCTGTTGCGGTGCAGTAAAGATGATGCTCCTTTTGGTGTGACAATGATTATCGTTATTACACTTCCTATTAATAACTACAACCATTGTCGCACTGACCTGAGTTTGACCTTTACTATACCGAAACATCCGCTTTTCACCTGAGAGCCCTATTATGTCCAACTCGGTGTCAACCTTCGGAcaagaatgaaaggttaaagataccaactgcttggaaatagagaaaaaaattatgttgatTACACCGGAAGTCCCTAGAGTTTTTTCATATGATTATGGCCTTAATCttatgtatgatatatatatagggCATTATTTGCGGGTATCCAAAAAACTTGAACTCCTGACCGTATAACGACCGTTATCTGACCCCCCGATTATACTCAAACCCTTGACTGTATCACGGCCGTCGACTGGGACCTTCACGTAGACTTCGACCCCTGGTCGTATCAAGCATTATGACCCCGGAACTGGATTTCCCCACAATGGGTTTCTAAGGTGATGGTCCTATCCCGCCATGACATGCAATGTATGTGTGCTGGGGCACGTTATCACATCCCCGACACTCAAAGCTACCTAAGAACTTCCGTCGTTTCAGTTGAAAACCCTGAACACTTTCAAAATGCCTTAAACCTtcaaaaccttaaaccttaacccTAAAAAACAAAAAGCCCTAACcctagagagagagaaaaaagtgTGTCCAGTTTGGCGTGCTTTACTACCATCTGCAcgctttttctttctctctcttaaAACTAGCCTATTTCCTTAATTAATGTTTAAAATGGCCTAAAggcctaattaaaaaaatttggccTATAGCCCTTATTtagcctatatatatatatattttaacaagtGGTTGGGTGCAATGATAAGGTACATTACACTCTAAAAGGAAGAACGTAGGTTCGAACTCTGAATATGAACCGTAAAACGGACATGcataatatcaaatattatattaacattAATCTCTTTATATGTTGTtatcatatctatttttttaatataatgccTAAAATTATCCATAATCTCTCCCCAAccattaaataaaaggataattcGCACTCAATCTCACATGCTCTTGCAGTAACAATAATTTCCATGCCAAttgattaaatatattttattttaaattaatagaataataaaaaggaaaatgcaCTAAAAcaataaagttttaaatttttaaagagtGCAAAATTCTATTTaggataatattttgatttaaagatttagggtctgtttgtttggcagtaaaatgttttccgtaaaatgatttctagaaaatgttttacttttctgtaaaatgatttactggaaaatattttctggtgtttggtaaatctgtgtaaaatattttctgctgtttggcagatttcctgaaaatattttctgaaaagttgtttttacatatattttacatatattaatatatatttattaatatatattaataaattgtttttacatatattgcaatgatttgattataataatactcaattattaagctacaatattaatcattataaattgaaaaaaactaatatcaaataaattatttgtaattgtgttaaagaaacaagtattgaataattataaattgcttcGAAACCACAATAAGTactagaaataataatattatccaaatacataattaatggtacaccacatagtaacaacattgtccaagtgcataatattacaccaaatatatccaaatacataattaatgGTACACCACATAGTAAgaacattgtccaagtgcataatattacaccacataaatgtatcaatatcttcaaccctgagaaaatttttgaagccaaatttttctatgcttcttatttttaactaaaaaaagtttgGCCTCTGATTCATGACTCCCTAGATAATCAAGCACAGAACACaagaagtcatcatcaaatccttcttcctccatcgacatcacttgTTCGTAAAGCTGTGATGTATTATCGGCAGTAAATTTttccaaagcattagcaatttttccaagttgttcacccacaaatttaatttgttcatcaacgagACTTTCTTGACcactttttcttttacgtttggatgtgccagatgaagatacatttgttcttacctcttcagCCTCTTCATTGTTGCAGTCTACAGGCATTGAATCTTCAttaccatcatccaaatctatgtcagcaaatgttctggcaaaactccttgttgccatatctttgccaacaaccacagccatttcatcataatgatcaatacttttattcaaaaatggttcatacttcttgtgtgcatgttggatattatacacaattagaataacaagtaaaaaacaattgaaatatacttaacatatatatatacatatattaccatcactgctgcatcatatgtcgctctatcacatgtgatcattttcatgttatcatctcatccaaaaccactttcacctcgaattttgcatataatCTGCCACTGGTTTTTTACTGTCCTTaaatgattttccacatgcttCGCATCACATTGGACTTGGAATCTTTCAGAAATGGCGTCAacaactcgattaatagaaactACTCTGAAAGTATTAGAAGgtttatttccttttcgagcctcctctgctagaatttcaaggaaaacatgttccatcggttttgtccacctgaattgcttggaggtcccttctttgttgcccttacccattctacaaaataaattcaatcatttcaatatccaacaagcttaaaacataataataaattcaatatctaacaagcttaaaacataatcaatatctaacaaattcaagacaaatatcaaaatccaacaaactaaaatttcaatatcattatccaaccaacatttacaaaaacaacattcaaaaaattttaatactaaaacatacataacatagaaacaacaaccctaagccctaaacctaaatatttctagccatataatcagtccacatagtttgtgcaatttcatctctcttagcagaccattctcttgcttcttgTCTTTCTTCTCACTCCGTGAGAGTTGTTATTATCAAATCAGACTCAGACGCctcgtataatccttgattaagtaaatcattaggatcaactcccattatatgattatgaatgatacaacaacccaaaactatatctacttgagtttgaaaattccaaaatggttcagcatctaatacacgaaacagtttcttcaaaatcccaaaaacacgttCAACAGTGATTCGTAATGATGAATgacgaagattaaagagttcctttgcattttcagGCCCTTTAGCAccaaactcttttaaatgatatcggacaccacgatatggggtaatacatccatttcggatgccatatccagcatcagcaagataatatttacctacaattttacaatacataattaatactaataaattatgagcttatTAGAACTATTtgctattttatgataaatattaccTTCTGGAATTCTTAATCCTCCTGGAcgtgaaagtgcatcacttaaaatacgagaatcatgtgcactaccttccaaccagctagaacataggaaaatttcaaatcaaatgtaatggcagccaatacattttgtgcCGTCCCCCTTTACGGCTACGAAATCTTTCTTGCATGCTAAGTGGAACGGATGCACGAAtatgagttccatctaatgctccaatacaatctttaaaataaggataaaaccttggattgtttctaatttcactaggatttgactcatcaggtaatctaataactagtctatacaatttcaaaatagctctcaatacaaccctaaagtaacGGTGAACTGTCtcagttgatctataatatctagatccaatcactcgaaaccttacattatgaccaattatatgtaaaaatataattacttgctccctaatattcaCAGATTTTGTTGATTGTAACAAATGATtcctactaagaatatcacacaaattaaaaaaggcgatcggtctcatccttatcacatcaatacaatgctggtcaccactatataaaatactattaatataattttctctttcataatcttgATTCACACGAGGGCGAGAAGCAATTTCCTTCCtagtttctaattttttaatccaaagagccccaaaagctaaaactaAAGCCACGACTCCGACAATTGCAGTTTGATGTTGattacgatccatctacacaaaataatgccACACAAATATATGATCACTACAAAAAGATGCCTGTAATTAGTTGATGCGTTTTCAATGCTAGTTGATGCCTGTAATTAGTTGGATCTGCCATTATTTTTTCAGTTTAATTTCTATTATATCTGTTAGTTTTTATCAGTGTTTTCTattgttcttttaaaaaaaagtttatagtAATTTTGTTTGTGCTGTTGCTTCTTACTGGTGAACGCTTTCAGATTTAACAATGAGAGATGTTCATGTTTCCGAAGCATAAATTTAATTCATAGCCAGTTTTAAACAACGCTGTGCATTTTCTTATATTGCACTGCACTACCTGTCTCCTGGTATATTTATATTGCACTGCACTATCATCTTTTTTGATTCTTAGAGTTTTGAAATATAAAGTGAAAGTtgaatttgttttaaattgaattgttgaattaatttaaacAGGTAATATAAATCAGTAATTTATACAATCTAGTTCAGAAATGGATTGgattttaaagtaaaaaagaaagaaaaaaataaaagcaaaagtaTTATGATCCACATATTTCAACTAAACAATAAAACTGGTTATGGCAGAGATCTTCTAAGGACATCTAGTAGTCATTTTAACATTGAATTTTCTAAGGAAATTTGGATTGAACTGAAAGTCTTATTGGTATTTTTGATTGGTTTGTTTCTCAAGCATAAACTCTATATATATGAGTTGCTAACAATTTTTaatattcaagaaataaaaaatcaaatctcAAGCATAAAGTCtctctatttgacatttttaaacaaaaacttaACAGTAAGGATAATCACCTCAATACTTCCTTTTAATCCATTAACTCAATGCTAAAACTAAACCATGGAATCAATTATAATGCAAAGGAATAAAAGCATTAACAGTTTACTCCAGTAAATAAGACCCACGGCATTCAGAACTACAAAAACATCTACATACCCTGAGTTTCTTATGCGTTGCAACTAGAAGGGAAGGAATAAGTGAATACAGATCACACAATGGTCTTGTAAGTGCTGAAAAAGTTGGGTGCTCAATAGCCCTACAAAAATTAGAGGAACATCATTGTACTCAGAAACTACTTAAAAATTAGAGGAACTGGAAATGCTCTTAGTCCACTCCAGCTCAACATTATTTCTTTTGATGCATTACAAAAAGTATCCGTAACATGCTAGTATTTACTAAAACACTCTGATAACTtgagaataaaattttaaccatttccTTGCTGAAAGAGAGCCCATAATATTTTGTAACATATCATAGCAAATGACACAAATGTCAGTGTATAGTTCTCTAGCCTAACAATAAAACGCTGATAGCACTGTAACCAACTCTGAATTTCATCTTTGATAACTACCCTCTACTCCAACTTGTCATATATTGACTAGGTTTACTCAATTAAGCACCTCAGGATAAATTGCATTTGAAATTCAATTAGCATAACTCAAACATCCATATCATTCATTAGCAGGAGCCTAGGAGGAATTGCAATGGAATACACTATTTGCTAGTATGCTTAACATAAAAGAATCTACTGTCTCCATGAAAAAAAAGATTATTTAATGCACCACTGGTGAAGCTAAAATCTCCACATGGGATGCCACTAATCTGCTACATGCTTATTAAGTACACGATTACTATCCTATATGAAAGTTCAAAAACACCCCAAGCAAGTTAACTGACAGCCATGAATGCCTTTAAGTGTAGATAATATAAAATCGACAATGGAAACACAATACAACAAAAGTAAGAATAGTTATGGGGTTTCTCAAATCCACGGTAACGTAAATGATGATAATCATTAACTATACAAAAAGAAGTGAACATTAGAGTATTAAGCTTAATTCGTTTAAGAAATTCAGCAACCCTAAAATTACACAACAAAACGcgaaaaaataaagttaaaattccaactaaggaataaacaaataaaaaaatgataagagATAAGAAATGAATCGGGTCAATCGCATCTACTAACTGAAGCTTTGAAGGTAGAAATGTTGAGATTTTTATAGAGAAAATagcaagaaaattaaaagggAAAGCTTCCCTGTAGTGAAGAATTGGGGGTTGAGTGGTGTAGGGAAGAAGAGGATGAGTTTTCATCCTTCTTCCAATTTCTGGAAAATCCAGCAAAAACCACCAATTTCATAAAAAACTTGAAGCTTTTGGGTGACTCACCGGCAGATCTATGGAGCAGAAAGATGGAGAAGGAAGATTAAGCTGAGAGACAGAGATGGCAAGGCAGAGATGAGGAGAGGCGGAAGCTTTGAGGAATAGAAAATGTCTGCTGcttagaagagaatggaaaatgtctgcttaaagaaaaatgaaaaatgtcttaccaattttggaaaatgtctgcttaaagaaaaatgaaaaatgtctTACCAATTTTGAAGCCGTAAGACAATTTTCGGAGGAATGGGCTTGATTTTACCGTgttttggaaaatgttttcctaAAGGAATTCATTTTCCCCCAAACAAATACCGGAAATGatgtaaaatattttccagaaaCCATTTTACAGCAAACAAACGCACCCTTATAGGATCTAACtttttataaaaatgaataatattttaaatttgaataggtCTCTTATGGAATCGAAGCCTATATTTATCGAACCCATGTTTTTCAGTAGCAAAAcacaactttcatcttctctactTTACATTCCTTCCTTGGTAAAAATATACGAAACCCAGTTTAATGGGAAGTCTGAGAATTTCCCATCTCCCCCAAATGGGATTTCTGAAATACCCCCATCACAACCACAAGCAATCTAGTATTATTACTTGTGGGCTTAGAGGAGGAACAAAGAAACCCTTGTGGAAATCAAGGGTGCTTTCCACCGAAGCCATCCAAGCTGTTCATTCCCTTAAGTTAGCCAACTCCAATTCCAAATTACACCATGTTTTATCCACCAGGCTTTCCAGGTTACTCAAAGCTGACCTTTTGGATACTTTGGCTGAGTTACAAAGACAAAATGAATTCCACTTAGCTCTCAAGGTACCCTCTTTTACTTGTTACAACTGTTTCTTGGATTGCCTAGATGATTTGGAAGGAACCCTTTCAAGCTATTTGTATTTTGATTCAGTTTCATGTTTAATTTTACACTTCTTATCTTGCTTTTGGTTCAGTGTTCAATTATGGGTTTTTAGCTGATGTGATGAGGGCTTAGGTCTTTGCATTGAAATGGAAGGAGTCCTTCAAATCTATATGGAATATGACTCATCTTCATGCTTAATTAATAATCGTATATATTgcttttcagttttcaattaTGGGATTGTAGCTGAAATGATGTCAGGGTTTAGTTTAGGTCTTTGAATTGCAATGGAAGGAACcctttaaatatatatgtactATGATTCATTTTCATAATCATTATCTTGATTTTCAGTTTTCAATTATGGGATTTTAGCTGAAATCATGACAGGGTTTAGGTCTTTGAATTTAGTGCTATctgttttattattcattttcattcttaaatttatactttttgtcTTGCTTTTCAATTATGGGATATTAGCTGAAATGATGCCAGGATTTAGGTTTTCGAATTTGTGAGGAAGGAAGTATGGTACAAACCAGACATGTGTTTGTACTGTAACATGATTCAGCTGTTGGGTAAGAATAAAATGACCGAAATGGCTGAACAGCTTTTTACTGAACTAGAAAAAGATGGGTTGAAACCTGATACAAGGGCATTCACCGAGCTGATTGGAGCATATTTGCAAGTTGGTATGATGGAGAAGGCGATGGAGACATATGAGAGACTAAAGGCATGTGGCTGTTCTCCAGATAAGTTGACCTTTACAATTTTGATAAGAAACCTTGAGAATGTGGGGAAAGAAGAGCTTGCAGCGGTTGTAAAGAAGGATTGTATTGAATATCTGGAGTTTCCTGAGAGATTCCTTGAAGATGTTCGAAAAAAGCATGTAAGTGAGGATCCTATTTCCTTTGTACTTTGTTTTAGTTCTtgttttatgaaatatatatatatgcctctTATATCTTGCAATTGAAACTTGTGAGTCCGTTTTATGCAACATTCCGATACAGCTGTAAAATACCATGCAAGGAAAGTTAATTTATTTAGGAGAAGCATAGGAAGATATGTAGCCTCATTGATGACATAACACTGCCAACTTAGAACATGCCACCTAAAAGTTTTATGCTTTGCTTGGTaagagtgaaaagaaaatgatGTAATATTTGGACAAGTTGTTCATCAGTTTAGGTTTTTGTTTATCAGAAATTCCTTGAAATGGAAGTTGTTGAGAGAAAAGTGAAAAGGAAATGATGTTTTTACTCATGCTTGACAAGAGAGACGAAGTACTGACGGATTGAGCCTGCACATTAGTTAATATCATTTGTATTGTTGAGGTGGATTTTTTTTCTGTTTCAGTTGAAGAGGCAGCAGCTTGATCTTGTTTGACAGTTTGCAGTCCAAAGGTGACGAATCACTTGTGCAGATTCTAGCTTCCTGAGAGTCCAGCTCTCGTGTGAATTTTCATTAACAGGGAGGGATTCGTGAAGCACGGTTGTTTAAGGCAACTCTGCTTTGGCACATTTATGGCCATTAACTTCATGATTATCTGCATCTGCTTTATGTTTTGTCATTTAGGATTCATGCTCTTCTTCAACATCTCCATTACTTTGTGCATCAAGGAGTAATTTTGGAAATGTATTAGGAACAGCATTATAGATAATTTGCTGGATTTTGTGTTTTATTAGGTTATATTCTGATGCTTTCTCAGAAAAATATTCTGCCCTCTTTTGTCGATGCAAAAAAGATGGCAGGGCACAACACCCTTGCCTATTTATAGTCCCTCTTTGTAATGCAACCGGAACAGGGGGGGAGACGAGAGGAGAGCATATACGGGTGGTATGAAGTAGACTAACAATAACTCATATATCACAACACCACCACAATGAACAATACATCTGTCTCCAAATATGGATTCATTAAAAAATTGTCATCCAAATAGACGAAACACCCTTTCATATCTGTtaatggaattcaaaacttgttATTCTTCCCAAGGTTTATGTATATTACAAACAAATATGAAATTACATGAAACCTATGTTAATCAGACTCGTAATTTTCCCTAAAGTTGTTTGTATCATCAACTGTGTCCAAAATACATCCAAATACATGAGAAAAGctgaaaaaaaatatatgcatatcCATGTTGGACGCATATATGTATACAAATTCCCACCATCCTAAGTCCGGGAAACATAGAATGCCACATACAAGGAGGTACATGTCTTGGCCTCTActtgaaaacaaacaaaaaaaaataaaaaatataaaaaagccCATTGCTCTCTGAATAACTTTGATAAACAAAGAGAAATTAAAAGAGGAAAATTGGACAACTGGTAAATAATTAAACAACATAAAATTTAAGTTCAACTAGCTAAGTGGCTGGGAGAGCTGTTAAACATACTGTGCCATATGTAAGCCCTAGAAAGTACTGTTTCAAGCTCTTGATATGTCCAGTTTTGAGTTGGAAGGTGTTGAAGGAACATCACCATTCCTTGGAAGTCAAGCTTCTGGAGTTCATCTGACCACTGAAACATATAGAAATAAAGCA contains the following coding sequences:
- the LOC107910284 gene encoding pentatricopeptide repeat-containing protein At1g62350, translating into MGSLRISHLPQMGFLKYPHHNHKQSSIITCGLRGGTKKPLWKSRVLSTEAIQAVHSLKLANSNSKLHHVLSTRLSRLLKADLLDTLAELQRQNEFHLALKVFEFVRKEVWYKPDMCLYCNMIQLLGKNKMTEMAEQLFTELEKDGLKPDTRAFTELIGAYLQVGMMEKAMETYERLKACGCSPDKLTFTILIRNLENVGKEELAAVVKKDCIEYLEFPERFLEDVRKKHLKRQQLDLV